One window of Nostoc sp. C052 genomic DNA carries:
- a CDS encoding inorganic diphosphatase, producing the protein MDLSRIPAQPKPGLINVLIEIAGGSKNKYEYDKELQAFALDRVLYSSVKYPYDYGFVPNTLADDGDPLDGIVIIDEPTFPGCVIAARPIGFLEMIDGGDRDEKILCVPDKDPRYAQVRSLKDVAPHRLDEIAEFFRSYKNLEKKVTEILGWQDVDKVAALVEKSVKAYRG; encoded by the coding sequence GTGGATTTATCTCGTATTCCTGCCCAACCGAAACCTGGTCTAATCAACGTTCTGATTGAAATTGCTGGCGGAAGTAAAAATAAATATGAATATGACAAGGAACTACAAGCTTTTGCTTTAGACCGAGTACTTTATTCCTCGGTAAAATATCCTTATGACTACGGCTTTGTACCCAATACTTTAGCTGATGATGGCGATCCCCTCGATGGTATAGTCATAATTGATGAGCCAACCTTTCCAGGCTGTGTGATTGCCGCGCGACCGATTGGCTTTTTAGAGATGATTGACGGTGGCGATCGCGATGAAAAAATCCTTTGTGTTCCTGACAAAGATCCGCGCTACGCTCAAGTAAGATCCCTGAAAGACGTAGCACCACACCGCTTAGATGAAATTGCTGAATTTTTCCGTAGTTATAAAAATTTGGAAAAAAAGGTGACTGAAATTCTCGGTTGGCAAGATGTGGACAAGGTTGCAGCTTTAGTAGAAAAATCCGTCAAAGCTTATAGAGGATAA
- the panD gene encoding aspartate 1-decarboxylase — MQRTLLLAKIHNCTLTGANINYVGSISIDEILLEKAGILPYEQVQVVNSANGQRFITYAIPAPAHSGVIELNGGAARLGIIGDRLIIMTYGQFTPEEVKSYSPTVVIVDEKNRLLEVRRYDDLLSKV, encoded by the coding sequence ATGCAGCGTACTCTCCTTTTGGCAAAAATTCATAACTGCACCCTCACAGGGGCGAATATCAACTACGTGGGTAGTATCAGTATTGATGAAATCCTTTTAGAAAAAGCTGGTATCTTACCTTATGAACAGGTGCAAGTAGTTAATAGTGCCAACGGTCAGCGCTTTATTACCTATGCGATCCCGGCTCCAGCCCATTCAGGAGTCATTGAGTTAAATGGGGGTGCGGCACGTCTAGGCATTATTGGCGATCGCTTGATTATAATGACTTACGGGCAGTTCACTCCAGAAGAGGTAAAAAGTTACTCTCCTACGGTAGTCATTGTGGACGAAAAAAACAGGTTGTTGGAAGTACGGCGCTACGATGACCTGCTCAGTAAGGTCTAA
- a CDS encoding MBL fold metallo-hydrolase: MSNFELSGSQSYIPEKSATLSSSLAGEFLVQFWGVRGLIPTPSSDTNRYGGNTACVEMQVAGKRLIFDGGTGLRILGKTWQELQQPLEAHLFFTNCQSNRIQGFPFFAPAFIGENCFHIYGTAASNGASIKQCLYDQMLQPHFPYPLQVMQSELQFYNLTPESDVKLDDITITTALINQTQRSVGYRVTWQEYNVAYITDLHQNADQVERERILEFIKGADLLIANATYTPPTSHNHDSADLLWQAAVNTALNAGVKQLAISHHHPDDHDDFLDQVQVDIKSAFPQAIIAREGLVLAVGK; encoded by the coding sequence ATGTCAAATTTTGAGTTGTCGGGTTCCCAAAGCTACATACCTGAAAAGTCTGCTACCCTGTCGAGTAGTCTAGCAGGTGAATTTCTCGTGCAATTCTGGGGTGTCAGAGGCTTGATTCCCACCCCAAGTAGCGACACTAATCGTTATGGTGGTAATACTGCTTGTGTAGAAATGCAGGTAGCTGGAAAACGCTTAATTTTTGATGGTGGTACTGGCTTACGGATACTGGGTAAAACTTGGCAAGAACTACAACAGCCATTAGAAGCCCATTTATTTTTTACCAACTGCCAATCAAACCGAATTCAAGGGTTTCCCTTTTTTGCGCCTGCATTTATTGGAGAAAATTGCTTCCATATTTACGGCACAGCTGCATCAAATGGAGCCTCAATCAAACAATGTCTGTACGATCAGATGCTCCAGCCACACTTTCCTTACCCTTTACAGGTAATGCAATCAGAATTGCAGTTTTACAATTTGACTCCAGAAAGTGATGTGAAGTTGGATGATATTACCATTACAACTGCATTAATTAATCAAACTCAGCGGTCAGTTGGCTACCGAGTTACTTGGCAAGAGTATAATGTTGCTTACATCACGGATTTGCACCAGAATGCCGATCAAGTGGAGCGAGAGCGGATTTTAGAGTTTATTAAAGGCGCTGATTTGCTGATTGCCAATGCTACTTACACTCCGCCGACATCTCACAACCATGACTCTGCTGATTTACTCTGGCAAGCTGCGGTGAATACAGCTTTGAATGCTGGCGTTAAACAGCTAGCCATTTCTCATCATCACCCAGATGACCATGATGATTTTCTTGACCAGGTTCAAGTCGATATTAAATCTGCTTTTCCTCAAGCCATAATAGCCCGTGAAGGTCTAGTATTAGCTGTTGGTAAGTGA
- a CDS encoding DUF362 domain-containing protein — protein sequence MQTQKPSVSLIRATSYEREALRESLVTLLEPFGGMAAFVKKGDRVLLKPNLLTGSRPGKECITRAELVYEVAQMVIEVGGKPFLGDSPAFGSAKGVAVANGYLPILEELNLPIIDFHGQRYQTVSENFNHLRLSKEAMEADVVINLPKVKSHAQLTLTLGVKNLFGCVPGKMKAWWHMEAGKDADRFGEMLVETARAINPNLTILDGIIGHEGNGPSNGEPRQLGILAAASDIFALDRAMVEILNVLPEKVPTVAASQRLGVCPELTTIEFPHLNPDLLKIEDWRLPDNLMPIDFGMPRVIKSTFKHLYTRFIKEPMSIYGRG from the coding sequence ATCTTACGAACGAGAGGCTTTACGAGAATCCTTAGTTACACTGCTGGAACCTTTTGGAGGAATGGCAGCATTTGTGAAAAAAGGCGATCGCGTTTTACTCAAACCTAATTTACTTACAGGGTCGCGTCCTGGTAAAGAGTGTATCACCCGTGCCGAACTAGTTTACGAAGTTGCCCAAATGGTAATTGAGGTTGGCGGTAAGCCATTTTTGGGCGATAGTCCTGCTTTTGGCAGTGCCAAGGGCGTAGCAGTCGCAAATGGCTATCTACCTATTTTAGAAGAACTCAATCTTCCCATTATCGATTTTCATGGTCAGCGCTACCAAACCGTTAGTGAGAATTTTAACCATCTGCGGCTGTCTAAAGAAGCAATGGAAGCCGATGTAGTAATTAACCTACCGAAAGTGAAATCTCATGCCCAATTGACATTAACACTCGGTGTAAAAAACTTATTTGGTTGCGTCCCCGGCAAAATGAAAGCTTGGTGGCACATGGAAGCTGGAAAAGATGCAGATAGATTTGGTGAAATGTTGGTAGAAACTGCCAGGGCAATTAACCCTAACTTAACCATATTAGATGGCATTATTGGTCATGAAGGTAATGGCCCCAGTAATGGGGAACCTCGCCAACTGGGCATTTTAGCAGCCGCATCAGATATATTTGCTTTAGATCGGGCAATGGTAGAAATCCTCAATGTTCTTCCAGAAAAAGTGCCTACAGTTGCAGCTTCCCAAAGACTAGGAGTTTGTCCAGAACTTACTACCATAGAGTTTCCCCATTTAAATCCTGACTTATTAAAAATAGAAGATTGGCGGCTACCAGACAATTTAATGCCCATCGATTTTGGTATGCCCCGCGTCATTAAATCTACCTTTAAGCATCTTTACACCCGATTTATCAAAGAACCAATGAGTATTTATGGAAGGGGATGA